A window of Daucus carota subsp. sativus chromosome 2, DH1 v3.0, whole genome shotgun sequence genomic DNA:
TAAAGGAGGCGGGATTCTCTCGCTCGACCGTTGCAGTTGTAACGTTGGAGTTTCAAATGATGGGCTGGACCTGCTTTGGGCCGTAGTGAATTGGGCCGAAAGGCTTATAACCCAAcaataatgattaaaatttaGCCGTACTGCCAATTAGCCACAACCAGTCCAGAGCAACACCTGCAAATATACCGCCCAGAAGAAATAAAACTAGCAGATTTCCCAATGCATTTTGCTCCGGACCCTGAAGATGAACAATATGTTATTAAACCTTAACATAGAAATACTCAAGTTCGTCACATTTCAAGTGATTGTCTGCTCGACGCACCTTGTATCCTTTCGGAGCTACAGTCATGACACACACAGTTAGGTAACCATTGGTTAATCCCAAGAATGAAACAAGGAGAATCATCCACCCCTGATCACCATATTTTGCAGTGAAATAAAACGCAGGTATGAGCAAGAAACGGGATAGTATTGCAATCATGAGGCCTTTCCGAGATTCCAATTTGATCAAATTTATCAGGGGAACGTATCTGCCAACTAGATCCAGGACGTTGTACATTGCTATCAGAACAAGTGGATACCTGAAAACCAGTACGGATAAATTagcaaatatttacaaaattttgagaaaataatttaatttatgcaaTCCTTGGTTATTAATGATTAGGGGAAAACTTGGTCAACCAATGACTAAAgtgtatatactccctctgtttgtgTTTATTAGACGTTTTAGAAAAATGCACTTGTTTGTAATTATTAGTCGTTTTCAGTGTTCAATGCAATGTCAACTATCTCATTACTTAGTTGCCCTTATTTATTgtctatatttataattagatgTTACAAAAGGTGTGTAAAATGAAGGGGCATGAATGTAAAATAGTGCCTTCTTAATGATAGTTTAACCATTCcaataaattttcttaatacCTGTGCAACATCCTTAAACGTCTAATAAATCAAAACAGAGCGAGTAAATATTATCCAGTGTTGTAAATCCAAACCTGAATCAGAATAATAATTAAACATGACTATGCTCAGAGTAAAGAAACAGGACTTCTTTTGTGCAATTTAATTTGACATAGTAAACTGGCCGGATTAAAGTATTGCACTTACCATGAACCCAACTGGTGTTTACCAGTGTTTTCGTATAAGAACCCGGGGAATATTGACAAGGTTAGGACATATATCAGAAACAAGTCCAATAAGTAATCAATGTTTTGAAAGAATAACTGTTTTTTGGTAAGCCTCTGAGGATTAGCATCGTTGTCAGCCTGCAAGACCAGAAGCTCCAGTTTAGATTCATGCCTTCGATAGAAATATTTGTAATACAAtgaataaaaatctaatgtACATTCTGAATTTCTTGCTTCTGGATGCCAGCAGCAGCAAGATCACATGTAACAGTTTTTGATCCTTCAAATGCTGCTCTGGAGCGATAGAACTTAACTACTGGTAGTTTAGGGAAAATAAATGCATACAAAAATATGCAGATAAATTCTAAGAATGTGGATATAGCAAGAAACAACACTGCAAAACAATCAAAATAACTATGTCAGGTTAACCTCAAACTAAAATTTGTATTACTGTTCTATATGCATTTCACTTACACAACTAACAATAAAGTAATTTATGACATCTTCAAGAACAAAAACCAGCATTGACTGTCAGGCTTATCATTACATTTAACTATTCAAGTGTCTAACAATATATAACGTAATCTGATACCAGCCCACTTCAATAGCATACTTATAGACAGTGTTAACAAATAAGCAAGATTATACATGTTGATGTTTAACATTGTAGGCGAGTTACACCTCTCTTCCCTTGGTAACAATAGTTCTAGATTTTGAATCTCAGCGGAGTTAGGgtgtgtaaaattttaaatatgtaatcaaaaatgaccaaattttatttttgtaccCATTGCTCCGTTGCTCCATTTTAACCCATTGCTCCATTTTAAATCTAGAACTATTGGTAACAATAGTTCTAGATTCAATAGTTCTAGATTTGACCCATTGCTCCGGGTAACAAGTGTATTAACATATAAGCATGATATAAAAATGACGATAAactgaaacaaaattataacataaaGGCATCATTTTAAGATAAATAAGAATTTGAGATCACTGTCAAAGAGCTCAGCAACTCAAAGTTTCAGTATAAGATGTGGACATATACTTGTTCCCTTTCGAAGACCATTTGCTGAATTTTCAAATGCTGCTTTTGTCACAAGCCTCAAACCAGAGGTAAGAGCTCCTGATGCAGCCAAACCACCAAAGAATGActgcaaaatttataaaaacaaaactttGGAATCAAGCAATTTAACTCAACTATCTTGCAGATAAGACAACCTTTAAAGCAAATCCTCGATAACATAATAACCACATGATCACCTGCATAAACTCCGGGCGCATGAAAGATAGGTCTCCTACCATTCCACCCTGGACATGAGCATCTGCTGCTCCAAAAGCACCAACAAAAACACATATACCAATAAAATATCCGACACTCCCTTTCCCTGACGTAGCCAAATCGAACTACAACATCGATATGTAATTTCCTCAAATCAGTTAGCCCAGAATAGATTATTAGCATTACTTAAATGTATACAATCATATAATCCAATAAGTCTAAAGGAGTGAAATACTTACCACTATAAGTGCAAAAGTACTGACACAAAAGAGGATGTATCCGGCTATATTACGTTTTCTAGTATCAATCTTTGACTCGTTATAAGTAAGTATTGCCATTATTCCTAGTGCAAATGGTTGATAGACGAGCGTAAGTACTCTTGATGGATGGTAAtccttcaaaaaaataaattatattcatcAAACAAATTATATAGCAGACCTAATTACCACATTACACATAAGCAGATTGCATCTGCCGTCAGATAATGAGTGACTATGACAAAAGCTATACAAAGGAAGAGCCAAAGTGCATTAAGAAAGTCTTTTGGCACATTATAACATTTCCAGGGGCAGAGGGAAGCATTTTCTAGAGAAACATCTCTTAATTATAGTATAAACTTTCTGATTCCTAATTACAAAACAAACTTCTTAATGCCTTCCCAAGTAATTTGTAAGAAGCTTAAAACAAAGTCATCTAGCTGGACACATGTCGACTTTCGAGTTTTCTTCAGGATAATTGAGAGTAACTTACAGGAAATAATTCATAGTAGTAGTCGCCTATTGTCAACATGCTATTCCATGAAACTAGTGATCCTAGTCCAAGGAACCAACACACAAGAATTGCAAGTAGTGTCCCCTGAAACAAAATTTCAGTACAATACTCAATCTCATCATACAGAAAATAAACGGGTAACACAATAAATCTTTAAGGTTCAAATTAATCGGAAAAATCAAACAAGAAGAATCGACAAACCTCAACCCTGACTGGAGCTTCACTTGAAGGTGTCATGGCTAGTACAATGAAGCAATTCATATCAAAAGTTTAACTTTTGTtccattaatattttatattacatttCTAAATATACTTTAGAAAAAATCGCCAAACAACTCTAATGCACATAAAAAGATTTCATGAGAATAGTCTAATGAGTAATGCAGTACCTATTACCTAAGCAAAACATAACTCAAACAGTGATTTGTTCACAGATAAGGAATAAAATCATCCTACCAATCAACAATTATAGTAGCTTTAATTTAtgtcaaaaaaagaaagaaaaagagatgtaatataaaaaaacattacCAGGAGGAAAATGGTAAGGAACTATTTGGGTGTCACAGTCTAATATTTAAAGATTCAGAGCTGTCTCTGTCAAGAAAAGATTGAAGCCAAAGATGAACAAATACGAACGTGTGTGTTTACTTATGGTATATCTGCCAAATTAATCCTGAGATGAGATGAGATGACAGGCAGAAATTGCTCTCATGCAGTTAATACAATGCACGCTCAGTCGGCAGTCGCTCATATGAGCTGCCTAGGTTTAAACGGAGACTAGCGTAGCATAGATATTCCTTTtcattcttcttttctttaacaaaatatatatgctGTGTCTTTCTGATGATACGGGGTTCGAGCACGGTACGTGGTTGGAACTTGGAACAAGAATGGTGTTAAATCAGTACGAGTTTGAAGTGTGTTTGGTTAGGTCGAGtactaaaatcaatatataccatttttattataaataagttattaattaaaattattaataaaattattattattattatatttttttgcatcattgatttgattttgtaacaaacattaatattttattatataaataaaaacaaaaaatagtaaaaaaatacATCCCATGCCCACCTCCCATTTGAGTATCAAAATCCTGTTCATTCTAGATTTAAAGTATGagttaaagatattattttctcCTCCCATATCAAATATGGGTTTGAAATGTAGAAACCATATAGCTAAATGGATGTACATACATTTATTGTTGAATTTGTGCCCTCgtttatttttatgtaaatatttttaataatactttTTAGAGATATATTCACAAAAACTGTTATAGACATAAATATTTTCCCGagaattttcatatattttaaaaaaattctccaAATTTACGAGAAATAATTTTCCGCCCAAAATTTTTCAACAAACTTTTtgagaaaatttgtgaaaaaacTTTATGAAacatttttctgaaaaaatgtaaaatcctCATAAAAAACATTCcagaaattttcaaaattttattctcaaaaatataatttttagacaAATTTATCATGAAAGAATTCCGCTGAAAAATATATCCAAATTGATTGTTGTCGAAAAATATATCCATAAAGTCCTCAATAAAATCAGTTATATTTTGTTCAcagaaatattatgaaaaacatataaaataattaattctaaaaaatattttctcgtTCTTAAAACGGGAAGTCATCATCCtaaaatttatctaatttttcagaaaaattaCTTTCCTTGAAAATTATTTAGTTTGTGAAAGACCAAACAAACAAAGGAAGATCcagaatatatttttcagaaaatcaAACAAGTacgaaaaattatttttctacaAACCATTTACAcgtttttaaaatcaattttaatcttCATCTATCAAGTATTTTTCTCTTATTGAtaaactagtgaaaaaaacCGCGCTTCgtggcggcgttataaattttttataaatttagacaaaaaattattttaaccgctttcccgtcaaacataataataataaaaaaattattattatttagataaaaattaatttgggccgccctcccctcaagcataatactaatcaagaatcatttacattatgataaaattataattataattggataaaattatgtctcttttcttttaagatttctacttcttaactacttagaatttcatagattttagttattatatttttttttaagattcctatttcttaacagTTTAGAATTAtcagtatataaatatatacagaaTTGTATGATCTTTAGAATcagataagaaaagaattatattacctttagaattcttaaacatgattttttgaccttggcaaaaaaaaaaaaaacatgattttttgaattgtaACTAtgttttctatccgaaattcaagaaaaatcagaagactgaatcgagcaattctagaagacgcccgcatcctcctttatatatatatatatatatatatatatatatattacaaaaaggTTATACAATTTTCGACTACAGTAGGAGCATCCACATCGTTTGAGCAATTTCTGTCGCTGGAACTGAAATTTGAAGAACATTTCATCATATCAATTTGTCATCTTGTCTACAGAAATTGTTGGGCCCGATCCGAATAAGTATAAAGCCCAGCAAGCATTGAAGCCCACCAAGGACCCAAGCCACTCACAGAgtctatattatatacttatatataataagtgtaagggagataatttggtcgcatggtcctctggtccaaaagcttatcatccgttggattttatattgaacaaataagcaccgttagattggaacaaaattaaattctgttctagaaggcaactgatatctacttgcatgtttataattccttttctgaatccaaaacaaattctgtctttcacatgtatatgatttttttaatcctaaataaatatttcctaccagttttattcgtagaatcatataaatctcaccgtcacaatttttttataatatattttaaaattaataagccggatttatgtgaggaacaaatacaaaaactttttcttaatccaaaatagattctaccttcttattgcatatttatgattccttttcttaattcaaaacaaattatgtttatcaattttaatttagaaccatataaattttttgaaaaatatttaaatcacattataataattttaatataaaatacatttattaatataatttaataggaATTGGcataacgtattccactcaaaatatattaaaatttgatagatagaatttaatactttggcatgatacatacaagAAAATGAAttgcttgattaaaataatttatttgaaatcaTTAATGtctgtgatgatgtatttaccaaagttctaacttacaaacaaatcataatttcgaattttattttattgaaaattttaatttattatttattaattaaattttttcacaccatttaaaatatatttaaaaaatttataaataattaaaaagctcccgtgccttgcacgggctataagctagtatagtTTAGCAATAGTTCTGAGGTGACCCTCACTTGTAACGTACTAGGATGAATATACATATACTCTCATCTACTACCAGATATTCTAGTCTCAAAAGAATGTAACACTTGTTCTTGTTCCTAGCAACATGCTGAGCTTGATAGTTATTACCTCTTAAAATTTAGCCGTACTACCAATTAGCCACAACCAATCCAGAGCAACACCAGCAAATATACCGCCGAAAAGAAATAAAACTAGCAGATTCCCCAATGCATTTTGCTCAGGACCCTGAAAATGAACATTATGTTAATAATACTTAACATAGAAAAACTCAAGTTCGTACTTCAAGTGATTGCCTGGTTGATGCACCTTGTATCCTTTAGGAGCTACAGTCATGACACACACAGTTAGGTAACCATTGGTTAATCCCAAGAATGAAACAAGGAGTATCATCCACCCCTGATCACCATATTTCGCAGTGAAATAAAATGCAGGTATGAGCAAGAAACGGGATAGTATTGCAATCATGAGGCCTTTCCGAGATTCCAATTTGATCAAATCTATCAGGGGAACATATCTTCCAACTAGATCCAGGACGTTGTACATTGCTATCAGAACAAGTGGATACCTGAAAACCAGTACTGAGAAATTAGCAAGTTTTAACAAAATTTTGAGATGTTAATTTGATCCAAGTAATTCTTGGTTATTGACGATAACAAAAACATGGTTATGCAATGAACAGACATCTAAGTGCAGATAAACATATCAAGTGTTGTAAATTCAACATGATTATGCTCAAAGCAACAAAACAGGACTGGTTGTTCAATATAAATAATACACTGGCCACATAAAGTATTGTACTTACCATGAACCCAACTGGTGTTTACCAGTGTTTTCGTATAAGAACCCGGGGAATATTGACAAGGTTAGGACATATATCAGAAACAAGTCCAATAAGTAATCGATGTTTTGAAAGAACAACTGTTTATTTGTAAGCCTCTGGGGATTAGCATCATCATCAGCCTGCAAAACCAAAAGCTCCAATTTAGATTAATGacttttataaaaactaattgAAATACAATGAATGGAATTTAAatgtacttcttgaaattcttgtttcTGGATGCCAGCAGCTGTCAGGTCAGATGTGACAGTTTTTGATCCTTCAGAAGCTGCTTTGGAGCGATAGTACTTAACTACCGGTAG
This region includes:
- the LOC108208237 gene encoding equilibrative nucleotide transporter 3 isoform X2; amino-acid sequence: MAILAYNESKIDTRKRNIAGYILFCISTFALIVLDLATSGKGGVGNYIGICVFVGVFGVADAHVLGGMVGDLSFMRPEFIQSFFGGLAASGALTSGLRLMTKAAFEHSGNGLRKGTMLFLAISTFLEFICIFLYAFIFPKLPVVKYYRSKAASEGSKTVTSDLTAAGIQKQEFQEADDDANPQRLTNKQLFFQNIDYLLDLFLIYVLTLSIFPGFLYENTGKHQLGSWYPLVLIAMYNVLDLVGRYVPLIDLIKLESRKGLMIAILSRFLLIPAFYFTAKYGDQGWMILLVSFLGLTNGYLTVCVMTVAPKGYKGPEQNALGNLLVLFLFGGIFAGVALDWLWLIGSTAKF
- the LOC108208237 gene encoding equilibrative nucleotide transporter 3 isoform X1 → MTPSSKAPVRLEGAILATLVCWFLGLGSLVSWNSMLTIGDYYYELFPDYHPSRVLTLVYQIFAIGTMAILAYNESKIDTRKRNIAGYILFCISTFALIVLDLATSGKGGVGNYIGICVFVGVFGVADAHVLGGMVGDLSFMRPEFIQSFFGGLAASGALTSGLRLMTKAAFEHSGNGLRKGTMLFLAISTFLEFICIFLYAFIFPKLPVVKYYRSKAASEGSKTVTSDLTAAGIQKQEFQEADDDANPQRLTNKQLFFQNIDYLLDLFLIYVLTLSIFPGFLYENTGKHQLGSWYPLVLIAMYNVLDLVGRYVPLIDLIKLESRKGLMIAILSRFLLIPAFYFTAKYGDQGWMILLVSFLGLTNGYLTVCVMTVAPKGYKGPEQNALGNLLVLFLFGGIFAGVALDWLWLIGSTAKF
- the LOC108207798 gene encoding equilibrative nucleotide transporter 3 — its product is MNCFIVLAMTPSSEAPVRVEGTLLAILVCWFLGLGSLVSWNSMLTIGDYYYELFPDYHPSRVLTLVYQPFALGIMAILTYNESKIDTRKRNIAGYILFCVSTFALIVFDLATSGKGSVGYFIGICVFVGAFGAADAHVQGGMVGDLSFMRPEFMQSFFGGLAASGALTSGLRLVTKAAFENSANGLRKGTMLFLAISTFLEFICIFLYAFIFPKLPVVKFYRSRAAFEGSKTVTCDLAAAGIQKQEIQNADNDANPQRLTKKQLFFQNIDYLLDLFLIYVLTLSIFPGFLYENTGKHQLGSWYPLVLIAMYNVLDLVGRYVPLINLIKLESRKGLMIAILSRFLLIPAFYFTAKYGDQGWMILLVSFLGLTNGYLTVCVMTVAPKGYKGPEQNALGNLLVLFLLGGIFAGVALDWLWLIGSTAKF